One stretch of Dehalogenimonas sp. THU2 DNA includes these proteins:
- a CDS encoding (Fe-S)-binding protein, translating to MGTQAPFTEVAELIKESGAEALDRCYQCGTCSATCPWRDYISFLPRRMFEEARLGLTDFEIDNVWRCVTCNKCVQRCPRDVPIIDIMRALRRAVIGMGIAEAPAPLAGALRNLSATGNPMGESADTRNAWAQGLDIKTFDAATEYLFFPCCVTAFDPALRNAVRSTAEVLTAAGVNYGVIENVVCCGESARKAGDEALFQQLAGGNTTLFSENKVTRIIVNSPHCYHTLKNEYPELGSRFEVIHTSQLLADLLAAGRLKFQSHVNRKITYHDPCYLGRHNGVYQEPREVIGAVPGVELVELQPGRAESLCCGGGGGRIWMETPRAERFSENRIQQAAATGADTLVTACPYCLSNFKDSGLNQPLPDGFSILDISELIIQAL from the coding sequence TTGGGTACTCAAGCGCCTTTTACAGAAGTAGCTGAACTCATTAAGGAAAGCGGCGCCGAAGCGCTTGACCGTTGTTACCAGTGCGGCACCTGCTCCGCGACCTGTCCCTGGCGGGATTATATTTCTTTCCTGCCAAGGCGAATGTTCGAAGAAGCCCGGCTAGGGTTGACAGATTTTGAGATCGACAATGTCTGGCGTTGTGTCACCTGTAATAAATGCGTCCAGCGCTGCCCGCGTGACGTCCCTATCATCGATATCATGCGCGCGTTGCGACGGGCGGTTATCGGTATGGGTATCGCCGAAGCCCCGGCACCCCTAGCCGGTGCCCTCAGAAACCTATCCGCCACCGGCAATCCAATGGGTGAATCCGCCGATACCCGTAATGCCTGGGCGCAAGGCCTCGATATCAAAACTTTCGATGCCGCTACCGAATACCTGTTTTTTCCTTGTTGCGTGACGGCATTCGATCCGGCTCTAAGGAATGCCGTGAGATCAACCGCTGAGGTTCTCACCGCCGCCGGAGTAAACTACGGTGTTATCGAAAACGTCGTCTGTTGTGGTGAGAGTGCCCGCAAGGCAGGCGATGAAGCGCTCTTCCAGCAACTTGCCGGTGGGAACACCACCCTGTTTTCCGAAAACAAGGTCACCAGGATTATCGTCAATTCACCTCATTGTTACCATACGTTGAAAAACGAATACCCGGAACTCGGCAGCCGCTTTGAGGTCATTCATACCAGCCAATTGCTGGCGGATCTGCTCGCCGCCGGCCGGCTGAAGTTCCAGAGTCACGTCAACCGTAAAATTACCTACCACGACCCCTGTTACCTGGGACGACACAACGGGGTTTATCAAGAACCCAGGGAAGTCATCGGTGCCGTTCCCGGTGTTGAACTGGTTGAACTACAACCCGGCCGAGCCGAGAGTCTTTGCTGCGGGGGCGGTGGTGGGCGTATTTGGATGGAGACACCGCGCGCTGAACGTTTCAGCGAAAACAGAATCCAACAAGCTGCGGCCACAGGTGCCGATACGCTTGTCACCGCCTGCCCGTATTGCTTGTCCAATTTCAAGGACAGTGGCCTCAATCAGCCGCTACCCGACGGCTTCTCCATCTTAGACATCAGCGAACTCATTATCCAGGCTCTTTGA
- the trxA gene encoding thioredoxin, giving the protein MPLEITDDTFDAEVVKSELPVLVDFWAPWCGPCRMVAPVVDKLEEKHKDKFKFCKMNVDENQKTAGQFRVMSIPTLMFFKAGKVEDTVVGAVPESTLETKIEKLI; this is encoded by the coding sequence ATGCCGCTGGAAATTACCGACGATACTTTTGACGCGGAAGTGGTCAAATCAGAATTACCGGTGCTGGTAGACTTCTGGGCTCCATGGTGCGGTCCCTGCCGCATGGTGGCCCCGGTTGTAGATAAGCTGGAAGAGAAACACAAGGATAAATTCAAGTTCTGCAAGATGAACGTGGACGAAAACCAGAAGACGGCGGGACAATTCCGGGTCATGTCCATTCCCACCCTCATGTTTTTTAAAGCCGGCAAAGTCGAGGACACGGTCGTAGGCGCGGTACCGGAGAGCACGCTGGAGACTAAGATCGAAAAACTGATCTAA
- a CDS encoding FAD-dependent oxidoreductase: protein MNEEIRTGVYICHCGINIAGVVDVVSVADYAGTLPGVVISRTNKYTCSDPGQEIIKSDIRENSLNRVVIAACSPTMHEKTYRRALQSAGINPYLLDMANIREHCAWVNCDKAAATAKAKDMVRAAVRRVALQQPLEPRSIAVNTNTLVVGGGIAGITAALEIAESGNQVYLVEKNPGIGGHMAQLDKTFPTLDCAACISTPKMSQTGQHPNISLFSYSEVAAVNGHAGNFKVTVKRKPRYVNEKDCKGCGDCATICPVKVPSEFDLGLAERKAAYRPFPQSVPNTYTIDRRGTPPCRVACPAGVNAQGYIALIAQGKFVEALEVVRRTMPFAAVCGRVCTHPCESECGRGDLDEAVAIRALKRFIADYELNHGRGAATSAINRTERIAVVGSGPAGLACAYDLLKLGYPVTIFEADEQPGGMLRYGIPAYRLPEASLDNDIAYLKELGAEILTGTAIESIDQLEQKGYQSVFIACGAWRSQKLGIPGETARGVFNAIDFLKQVKKGTAPPLGQKVAVIGGGNAAVDAARTAIRLGATEVTILYRRFRAEMPAIAEEIAAAEAEGVKLTLLTSPVAVIELDGRVTGVRCTRMELGEPDSSGRRKPMPVEGSEFDIDADNIITAVGQLVGEGSFDEIEHQPNGTIKADPITLATSLKGVFAGGDAVTGPATVIEAIAAGKEAALSIDRYLNEQDLKANWKTQPNIARPSIKGIIKAPRVAISHRPAETTSFAETELNLTEAQAVTEAARCLNCGGCSDCRQCLTVCEPKCIDFEQQPKDVEIEVGNIIVATGYEMFDPSIITQFGYGKFENVITGLEFERLANASGPTSGEIRLKDGRKPESVAIVHCVGSRDKNYHEYCSQICCMYSLKQAHLIRERTGASVYQMYIDLRCVGKGYEEFSRRVAEEGVNFIRGKVAEITDQTIGEETQGKLIAIVEDTLLGAVLRVPVDMVVLANAVEPQKDAEAVGRLFGLSRSADGFFLERHPKLDPVATMNEGVFVAGCAQGPKDIPQTVAQAQAAAARVLATIAKGSISLEPCISEVIEANCDGCAYCVDPCPFDAITLIEYSSNGAVKKTVESDPVKCRGCGVCMATCPKQGIVVKNFTTGQLQAMVEALIECP, encoded by the coding sequence ATGAACGAAGAGATCAGGACCGGCGTCTATATCTGTCACTGTGGCATCAACATCGCCGGCGTTGTCGACGTGGTTTCGGTGGCCGACTACGCCGGAACGTTACCCGGAGTCGTCATATCCCGTACAAACAAATACACGTGTTCCGATCCAGGCCAAGAGATCATCAAAAGCGATATTCGCGAGAACTCACTCAACCGGGTCGTGATTGCAGCCTGCTCCCCAACGATGCATGAAAAAACCTACCGGCGCGCCCTTCAGTCTGCCGGGATCAACCCCTACCTTCTCGATATGGCCAATATCCGGGAACACTGTGCCTGGGTCAATTGCGATAAAGCGGCGGCAACAGCCAAGGCTAAAGACATGGTGCGCGCGGCGGTGCGCCGAGTTGCTTTACAGCAACCGCTCGAACCTCGAAGTATCGCTGTTAATACAAATACACTGGTCGTCGGCGGCGGTATCGCAGGCATCACTGCCGCCCTGGAGATCGCTGAATCCGGTAACCAGGTTTACTTGGTCGAAAAGAATCCCGGCATCGGCGGCCACATGGCGCAACTGGACAAGACCTTTCCGACACTGGACTGCGCCGCCTGTATATCCACGCCCAAGATGAGCCAGACCGGGCAACACCCCAACATTTCTCTTTTTTCTTACAGCGAGGTAGCCGCCGTCAACGGCCATGCCGGGAATTTCAAGGTGACCGTCAAACGGAAACCCCGTTACGTTAACGAAAAAGACTGCAAAGGCTGTGGCGACTGCGCTACGATATGCCCGGTGAAAGTACCATCGGAATTCGATCTCGGACTTGCTGAACGCAAAGCAGCCTATCGGCCGTTCCCCCAGTCCGTGCCCAATACTTACACCATAGACCGTCGCGGTACACCACCCTGCCGTGTCGCCTGTCCTGCTGGCGTCAATGCCCAGGGCTACATCGCCCTCATCGCCCAGGGAAAGTTCGTCGAAGCCCTTGAAGTGGTACGGCGCACCATGCCTTTTGCCGCGGTCTGTGGTCGTGTATGCACCCATCCCTGTGAATCCGAATGCGGCCGGGGCGACCTGGACGAAGCCGTCGCTATCCGCGCCCTGAAACGCTTCATCGCCGATTATGAACTGAATCACGGTCGAGGAGCGGCAACCTCGGCGATAAACCGCACCGAGAGGATCGCCGTCGTCGGTTCCGGTCCCGCCGGTTTAGCCTGCGCTTACGACCTCTTGAAACTGGGCTATCCGGTTACAATTTTCGAAGCCGATGAACAACCCGGCGGCATGTTGCGTTACGGCATACCGGCCTACCGGCTACCGGAAGCGTCGCTGGATAATGATATCGCATATCTCAAGGAACTCGGCGCCGAGATCCTAACGGGTACTGCCATCGAATCCATCGACCAGCTTGAACAAAAAGGGTACCAGTCGGTTTTCATCGCCTGCGGCGCCTGGCGGAGCCAAAAGCTGGGTATTCCCGGCGAGACAGCCAGGGGTGTTTTCAACGCCATAGACTTCCTCAAACAAGTCAAAAAAGGCACAGCACCGCCCCTCGGACAAAAGGTCGCAGTGATCGGCGGCGGCAATGCCGCTGTGGACGCAGCTCGGACCGCCATAAGGTTGGGCGCTACAGAAGTTACTATCCTCTATCGTCGTTTCCGCGCCGAAATGCCGGCTATAGCCGAGGAGATCGCCGCCGCCGAGGCTGAAGGTGTGAAATTGACGTTACTCACCAGCCCGGTAGCTGTTATCGAGTTGGACGGTAGGGTCACCGGTGTGCGTTGCACAAGGATGGAGTTGGGAGAACCGGATTCGAGCGGCAGGCGTAAACCGATGCCGGTTGAGGGTAGCGAATTCGATATCGACGCCGATAATATCATTACAGCCGTCGGGCAATTAGTCGGTGAGGGATCCTTTGACGAAATCGAGCATCAACCGAACGGTACCATCAAAGCCGACCCGATAACGTTGGCGACGAGCCTCAAAGGCGTTTTCGCCGGTGGTGACGCCGTTACCGGCCCGGCCACCGTCATCGAAGCCATCGCCGCCGGCAAAGAGGCTGCGTTATCCATCGATCGTTACCTGAATGAACAAGACCTCAAAGCCAACTGGAAAACGCAACCAAATATCGCACGTCCATCGATCAAAGGTATCATCAAGGCACCGCGGGTCGCGATTTCGCACAGACCCGCAGAAACCACCTCGTTTGCCGAGACCGAACTCAACCTGACCGAAGCCCAGGCGGTGACCGAAGCCGCGCGCTGCCTGAACTGCGGAGGTTGCTCCGATTGCCGCCAGTGCCTGACGGTTTGTGAACCCAAGTGCATCGATTTCGAGCAGCAGCCGAAAGATGTGGAGATCGAAGTTGGAAACATCATCGTCGCCACAGGCTACGAGATGTTCGACCCCTCCATTATCACGCAATTCGGTTACGGAAAATTCGAGAATGTCATTACCGGCCTGGAATTCGAAAGGCTGGCCAACGCATCGGGTCCGACCAGCGGTGAGATACGCCTGAAAGACGGCCGCAAGCCGGAAAGCGTTGCCATTGTCCATTGCGTCGGCAGCCGGGACAAGAATTATCATGAGTACTGTTCACAGATATGCTGCATGTACTCTCTGAAACAGGCTCATCTTATCAGGGAACGCACCGGCGCCAGCGTTTATCAGATGTACATCGACCTGCGGTGTGTTGGCAAGGGTTACGAGGAGTTTTCAAGGCGGGTCGCCGAGGAGGGCGTCAATTTCATTCGAGGCAAGGTAGCCGAAATAACCGATCAGACTATCGGCGAGGAAACACAGGGTAAACTCATAGCTATCGTCGAGGATACTCTCCTGGGCGCCGTACTGCGGGTGCCTGTGGATATGGTGGTACTGGCCAATGCCGTTGAACCTCAGAAGGACGCCGAAGCGGTGGGCCGTTTATTCGGCCTGTCGCGCAGCGCCGACGGCTTTTTCCTGGAACGCCATCCCAAACTCGACCCTGTCGCTACGATGAACGAAGGAGTCTTTGTGGCCGGTTGCGCCCAGGGACCGAAAGATATCCCCCAAACCGTGGCCCAGGCCCAGGCGGCGGCGGCACGGGTGCTGGCGACCATCGCCAAGGGCAGTATCTCCCTGGAACCCTGTATCTCAGAGGTGATTGAAGCCAATTGCGATGGCTGCGCCTATTGCGTCGATCCCTGCCCCTTCGACGCCATCACCCTGATCGAATACAGTAGTAACGGGGCGGTTAAAAAGACTGTCGAGTCCGACCCGGTGAAATGCCGCGGTTGCGGCGTCTGCATGGCCACTTGCCCCAAACAAGGTATCGTGGTCAAGAATTTCACCACCGGCCAATTGCAGGCTATGGTTGAAGCCTTGATCGAATGCCCATAG
- a CDS encoding histidine phosphatase family protein, with protein MRLILIRHGKTATDNPEKCHGFTDIDLSEEGYRQAERLAARFRDEKIDIIYSSTLKRGVATAGIIAANRDVEIRSAPELNEVDFGRIEGITFSEACALYPDVGELWRCGSTELCFPEGEDFTGFSTRVSTFLERLKHHGDEETIMIVGHGGPHKILLCGLLGLPWEHYWKFRFEMASVSIIDIYGTGALLEKLSDTSHLAQ; from the coding sequence GTGCGACTGATCCTGATCCGGCACGGCAAAACCGCCACCGACAATCCGGAAAAATGCCACGGTTTCACCGATATCGATCTTTCTGAAGAAGGTTACCGCCAGGCCGAACGACTGGCCGCCCGTTTCCGCGATGAGAAGATAGACATCATCTATTCAAGCACGCTGAAGCGCGGCGTCGCTACCGCGGGTATTATCGCTGCCAATCGCGACGTCGAGATACGCAGTGCTCCGGAGCTCAACGAGGTCGATTTCGGACGGATAGAGGGTATCACCTTCAGTGAGGCCTGCGCGCTGTATCCCGATGTCGGAGAATTATGGCGCTGTGGTAGTACCGAGCTTTGTTTTCCGGAGGGTGAAGATTTCACCGGATTTTCCACCAGGGTTAGCACCTTTCTCGAACGATTGAAACATCATGGGGATGAAGAGACCATCATGATCGTCGGTCATGGCGGACCTCATAAAATCTTGCTGTGTGGTCTTCTTGGGTTGCCCTGGGAGCACTACTGGAAATTCCGGTTCGAGATGGCTTCGGTCAGTATCATAGACATCTATGGGACTGGCGCTTTGCTTGAAAAACTGAGCGATACTTCCCATTTGGCCCAATAG
- the cobS gene encoding adenosylcobinamide-GDP ribazoletransferase, with protein sequence MSFLAALRFLTSIPIPFRRENWDRPLSQQQFARSLVYYPFIGLVIGGILCGLYWLFSHFLPVFLADALLLGSLVMLTGGLHLDGVIDTFDGLAGGHRVPERRKQIMKEPGAGAIGVVAAIVLLLLKFTALISVPESVIYSALILMPVLSRWAMVYAVFRYPYAREQGMGKELKGGSAAIVPVLATLSALAIAALTAGWRGIVAMLVIWLLTVMLARFFQGKFQGLTGDTYGAINEISEFAVLLLVVLFSFNNWF encoded by the coding sequence GTGTCATTCTTGGCGGCTTTGCGATTTTTGACCAGCATCCCAATTCCGTTCCGGCGGGAGAACTGGGATCGCCCTCTAAGCCAGCAGCAGTTTGCCCGCTCGCTGGTGTATTATCCGTTCATCGGTCTCGTTATCGGTGGCATCCTGTGCGGCCTGTACTGGCTTTTCAGCCACTTTCTACCGGTCTTCCTCGCTGATGCCCTGCTGCTCGGCAGCCTGGTCATGCTGACCGGCGGACTGCACCTGGACGGGGTTATCGATACCTTCGACGGACTGGCTGGCGGCCACCGGGTGCCGGAGCGCCGCAAGCAGATCATGAAGGAACCGGGCGCCGGTGCTATCGGCGTGGTGGCGGCTATCGTGCTGCTGCTGTTAAAATTTACGGCACTTATCAGCGTTCCGGAATCGGTGATCTACTCTGCCCTCATCCTGATGCCGGTGCTCAGCCGCTGGGCGATGGTGTATGCTGTTTTCAGGTACCCTTACGCGCGGGAGCAGGGGATGGGTAAGGAGCTTAAAGGCGGTTCCGCGGCCATCGTTCCGGTGCTGGCGACCCTATCTGCTTTGGCGATCGCTGCCCTAACCGCGGGCTGGCGGGGAATCGTGGCCATGCTGGTCATCTGGCTCCTGACGGTGATGCTGGCCCGCTTTTTCCAGGGGAAGTTCCAGGGACTCACCGGGGACACCTACGGAGCGATCAATGAGATCAGTGAGTTTGCCGTATTGCTTTTAGTCGTGCTATTCTCTTTCAACAATTGGTTCTAG
- a CDS encoding cobalamin biosynthesis protein, whose translation MDIILILLVALAVEFIIGDPPNAIHPVAWLGKVISFFERFGLRAGKTYQFLYGALITVILMLAVAAAAWFLVEWLKSIHYILYIVVTGILLKVSFSFVYLRKTALHIKQLIEKDETIDQGRFELRALVSRDTSKLSRPYLVSATVESVSESLCDSLVSPIFFFLLFGLPGAFAFRVVSTFDSMVGYRGKYEYLGKFPARLDDVLNYIPARLSALVVIVAAYLTKMGARRAWHIAKSDHLKTESPNAGWPMAAAAGALGVQFEKIDHYRLGRADRPMTPDVVEDSLRLINSATMVWFIICFAVGGMIIALT comes from the coding sequence TTGGACATAATACTGATTCTGCTGGTCGCCCTGGCGGTTGAGTTTATTATTGGCGACCCGCCCAACGCCATTCATCCCGTGGCGTGGCTGGGCAAGGTCATTTCTTTTTTTGAACGCTTCGGCCTCCGGGCCGGCAAGACTTATCAGTTCCTTTACGGCGCGCTAATTACCGTTATCCTGATGCTGGCCGTCGCGGCTGCTGCCTGGTTTCTGGTTGAATGGCTCAAGAGCATTCATTATATCCTCTATATCGTCGTCACCGGTATTCTGCTCAAGGTCAGCTTCAGCTTCGTGTATCTACGCAAGACCGCTCTGCACATCAAGCAGCTTATTGAGAAGGATGAGACTATCGACCAGGGGCGTTTCGAGTTGAGGGCTCTGGTCAGCCGCGATACTTCGAAATTATCGCGGCCGTACCTCGTGTCGGCCACTGTTGAGTCGGTCTCGGAGAGCCTTTGCGACAGCTTGGTATCGCCCATATTTTTCTTTTTACTGTTTGGGTTGCCGGGCGCCTTCGCCTTCCGCGTGGTCAGCACCTTCGACAGCATGGTTGGCTATCGCGGTAAATACGAATATCTGGGTAAGTTTCCCGCCCGCCTCGACGACGTCCTTAATTATATCCCGGCGCGCCTCTCCGCCTTGGTGGTGATCGTCGCCGCTTACCTTACGAAGATGGGAGCCCGCCGAGCCTGGCACATTGCCAAATCGGATCATCTCAAGACCGAGAGCCCGAATGCCGGCTGGCCGATGGCGGCGGCGGCGGGGGCGCTGGGGGTACAGTTCGAGAAGATCGATCACTACCGACTGGGTAGGGCTGACCGCCCGATGACACCCGATGTCGTCGAGGATTCTTTGCGTCTGATCAACAGCGCCACTATGGTCTGGTTCATCATTTGCTTTGCCGTAGGGGGGATGATCATTGCTCTCACCTAG
- the cobU gene encoding bifunctional adenosylcobinamide kinase/adenosylcobinamide-phosphate guanylyltransferase yields MDRKTILLIGGARSGKSSYAEELAREIGGEVLFVATAEAGDAEMQTRIAAHKKSRPAHWHTLEAPCGVGGCIALDTRSYDVVVLDCVTLLVNNILCKHMAVQGDDVSQKAVEEDVKSEIGAVIECMRKSPATYVMVTNEVGEGIIPLGASTRIYRDVLGRANQMLARAVDEVYLMVAGIPLRVKPQR; encoded by the coding sequence ATGGATCGAAAGACGATACTGCTAATCGGCGGCGCCCGCAGCGGTAAGAGCAGCTACGCGGAAGAACTGGCGCGGGAGATCGGCGGAGAAGTGTTATTCGTGGCCACCGCCGAAGCCGGTGATGCGGAGATGCAAACCCGCATAGCGGCGCATAAAAAATCCCGACCTGCTCATTGGCACACCTTGGAAGCGCCATGCGGGGTTGGCGGTTGCATCGCCCTGGACACGAGGAGCTACGATGTGGTGGTCCTGGACTGCGTCACCCTCCTGGTGAACAATATCCTTTGCAAGCACATGGCCGTTCAGGGCGATGACGTCAGCCAGAAGGCTGTTGAGGAAGATGTCAAGTCCGAAATAGGCGCCGTCATCGAATGTATGCGGAAGAGTCCCGCTACATATGTCATGGTGACTAACGAAGTTGGCGAAGGTATTATCCCGCTGGGCGCCTCCACCCGGATTTACCGCGACGTGCTGGGGAGGGCTAATCAGATGCTGGCGCGGGCGGTCGACGAGGTTTACCTGATGGTTGCGGGTATTCCGCTCCGTGTAAAGCCGCAACGGTAG
- the cobT gene encoding nicotinate-nucleotide--dimethylbenzimidazole phosphoribosyltransferase yields the protein MGELLNKTIASIKPLDDAAMKKASARQDMLTKPQGALGRLEEISIRLAGIQGKTLPVIKDKAIITMAGDHGVVAEKVGNYPQEVTPQMVLNFVRGGAAINVIARQIGARVVVVNMGVAGELPADIPVVDKLVARGTANIAKGPAMTEAQAIQAVEAGIEVVNAEIDKGLDIVGTGDMGIGNTTPSAAICAVMTGQAVGKVTGRGTGLSDEQLEHKIKVIEGAITLNNPDPKNGLDVLAKLGGFEIGGIAGVILGAAARGVPVVVDGFISGAGALIAEALAPLSREYMFLGHLSVEPGHRIMAEKLGLKPIVTLDLRLGEGTGAAIGIFIAETSTRLLAEMATFGEAGVSEAE from the coding sequence ATGGGTGAATTACTCAACAAGACCATAGCGTCCATCAAACCGCTGGATGATGCAGCGATGAAGAAAGCTTCCGCCCGGCAGGATATGCTGACCAAACCCCAGGGTGCGCTGGGCCGCCTGGAGGAGATCTCGATCCGGCTGGCCGGTATTCAGGGTAAAACACTGCCGGTCATCAAGGATAAAGCTATCATTACCATGGCCGGAGACCACGGCGTGGTGGCCGAAAAAGTCGGCAATTATCCCCAGGAAGTTACCCCCCAGATGGTGCTCAATTTCGTCCGCGGCGGCGCGGCGATCAACGTCATCGCCCGTCAGATCGGCGCCAGGGTGGTCGTGGTCAACATGGGCGTCGCCGGTGAACTGCCCGCCGATATCCCGGTGGTCGATAAACTCGTCGCCAGGGGTACCGCCAATATCGCAAAGGGTCCGGCCATGACCGAAGCCCAGGCCATTCAGGCTGTCGAAGCCGGCATCGAGGTGGTCAACGCCGAGATCGACAAAGGCCTGGACATCGTCGGTACCGGGGACATGGGCATTGGCAACACCACCCCCTCCGCCGCCATCTGCGCCGTCATGACCGGTCAGGCTGTGGGTAAGGTAACCGGACGCGGCACCGGTCTTTCCGATGAGCAGCTGGAGCATAAGATCAAGGTCATCGAAGGCGCTATCACCCTCAATAACCCTGACCCGAAGAACGGTCTCGACGTTCTCGCCAAGCTCGGCGGTTTCGAGATCGGCGGTATCGCCGGCGTGATCCTGGGTGCGGCTGCCCGCGGTGTACCGGTAGTCGTCGACGGATTCATTTCCGGCGCGGGCGCCCTAATCGCTGAAGCTCTGGCGCCCTTGTCCCGGGAGTATATGTTCCTCGGTCACCTGTCGGTGGAACCCGGGCACAGGATCATGGCCGAAAAACTCGGTCTGAAACCGATTGTCACCCTGGATCTGAGATTAGGCGAAGGCACCGGCGCCGCCATCGGCATCTTTATCGCCGAAACATCCACCAGGTTGCTGGCAGAAATGGCCACTTTCGGCGAAGCCGGTGTCTCTGAGGCGGAATAG
- a CDS encoding histidinol-phosphate transaminase — translation MLSPRPEIAALEACYHGGPNYAEFEKLGIDPDDVLDFSSNSNPYPFKLDFNLENVIIDHYPDSDSTDLRRIIAFQNGLDADSVIFGNGSMEIIRLVAQAYFSTGDRVLILKPTFGEYELACRIAGAEIIELWAEEKDNFRFDVKRCIDLIKQLKPKALFLCNPDNPTGQYLTRAEIESVLSSMDGGLVILDEAYIAFTEGAWSSVDLVPGGNLIIVRSMTKDYALAGLRLGYAMAHPDIIENLCKVKPPWNVNAVAQRTGLQALADNAYILRSDSLLRKNRDYLIGEFTSLGYRIVPTRTNFFLMKVGLAGEFRMALMKHGVIVRDCTSFGLPDYVRIAPRTLPECRRLAQAVRSLSWGTDNVTNHQCPG, via the coding sequence TTGCTCTCACCTAGGCCGGAGATCGCCGCTCTGGAAGCCTGCTATCACGGCGGGCCGAACTATGCCGAATTCGAAAAACTCGGCATTGACCCGGACGATGTCCTCGATTTCAGCTCCAATTCCAACCCTTACCCTTTCAAACTCGATTTCAACCTGGAAAACGTGATCATCGACCATTATCCGGATTCGGATTCGACGGACCTAAGAAGAATCATTGCTTTTCAAAATGGCCTCGACGCTGATAGCGTCATCTTCGGCAACGGCAGCATGGAGATCATCCGGCTGGTAGCCCAGGCCTATTTCAGTACCGGCGACCGGGTGCTAATTCTGAAGCCGACATTCGGGGAATACGAGTTGGCGTGCCGCATCGCCGGCGCAGAGATCATCGAGTTGTGGGCTGAAGAAAAGGATAATTTCAGGTTCGATGTAAAACGGTGCATCGACCTGATCAAGCAGTTGAAGCCCAAAGCGCTCTTCCTCTGCAACCCCGACAACCCCACCGGCCAGTACTTGACCAGGGCCGAGATCGAATCGGTGTTGTCGTCGATGGACGGCGGCCTCGTCATTCTCGATGAAGCCTATATCGCTTTTACCGAGGGCGCCTGGAGTTCGGTCGATCTGGTACCCGGGGGCAATCTGATCATCGTCCGGAGCATGACCAAGGACTATGCCCTTGCCGGTTTGCGTTTGGGTTATGCCATGGCTCATCCGGACATCATCGAGAACCTGTGCAAGGTCAAACCGCCCTGGAACGTGAACGCGGTAGCCCAGCGGACCGGCCTCCAGGCACTGGCTGACAACGCCTATATCCTGCGTAGCGACAGCCTTCTCCGCAAGAACCGGGATTACCTTATCGGTGAATTCACCTCGTTAGGCTACCGGATCGTGCCGACGCGCACCAACTTTTTCCTGATGAAGGTCGGCCTGGCGGGTGAATTCCGTATGGCGCTCATGAAGCACGGCGTCATCGTCAGAGATTGCACTTCCTTCGGTTTACCCGACTATGTTCGCATCGCCCCGCGAACGCTCCCAGAATGCCGTCGCCTGGCACAGGCGGTTAGATCATTGAGCTGGGGGACGGACAACGTAACAAATCATCAATGCCCCGGATAA